The stretch of DNA AGGCAATCGCTTTTTTCCAATCATGATTTTTCTTCGTAACTTGAACGCCGTTAATGATAATCGAGCCCTGTTTGACAGGAAGTAGTCCTAGAAGACTGTTGATAAACGTGGACTTTCCTGCACCGTTGCGCCCGACTAGGGCACAAATTTCATGTTTATTGATTTCAATATTGATAGACTCCAGGATCAATTTTTTCCCGAAGGATTGGTTTAGATTTGTTACCGTGATCATTCGAAGCCCTCCTTACGGTGAAAAACAATACCTGCTGAGATAGAAGTAATAAGCCAGAACAATAGATTTCCTAACAGAAAGAATGCTGGCTTCGTCCACATGAAGGCTTGGAGAAGACGTGACATGTGACCCATGGAATAAACGCCCATGCCTGTTTCTAAGAACATTCGAACTGACTGCAATGGATTTAAAAAATAGCCTACTGAGAACAACTTTACATTTTCATGGGTAACGGCTGGCAAAAACGAGAGCAAGATAAAGTCGTGTAAGAAGAAAAAGTAAAACCAAACAAAAATCGTATAACCAATAATCTGCATTCTGGAAGTACTAAAACTTCCGATAGCGGCACCCATTTGTAAGAACAGCAGTGACATCACTACAATTGCCAATATAAAGATGAAATAAGCCTTTATATCAAGCTCGAAGTTAAACTTAAGTAAGAGCAGGTAGATAGAAAACCAAACTAGGACCGGGACTAGGACGACGGTATAGAGGCCTAGACTCTTACGTAGTAAAAAACTTGCGTAATTATCCTTTTTGGTCAGCAGCATGATTAACGTTTTTTGTTCCTTTTCTTGAAAAATAGAAAAGGCACCTATAAACAAGCAAAGTATCGGGATAAAATAAATAATCGTATCAAATAAATTAATTAAGAGAACATAAAAGCCTTTATCAAATGAAAGGGCTGTGGAACGAAACAAGATACTGACTGAAATCAGAACAATGATGCTTAATGCGAGCCATAATCCTTTTCCTCTTATGTTTTCCTTCCATTCCTTCCAAATGTAATGCATAGTAAATGTCTCCCTTTTAGTAAGATCAGCACTGCGGCGAGCCCTATCACCGCAACAAGGATGAGGTTGCTCGTACCTTTTGCAGCTGCAAGAGGGTGCGGGTCATTAAACATAACTTTCTCATCACCCAGGACTGCATTCATTTTTTCATAAATGCCGAGTGCAGGACTTTTTAAAAATAAATAAGATAGTTCCTGATCTTCAAGTAATTGATAAAGCGAAGATTGATAAGTTATAGGAAAGTCCCCAATGCCGTTCTGGTTTAAATCGGTGAGCGGGAAGGAGTTTCCCCAGTCATTTCCATTGCCTTCATGACTCCAGAAATTGTTTTCGCCACTTCCTCCTATTGTCACGGCGGGAATAGTGTTTTCGGTTATCAGGTTTCCGGTGAAAATTTGTTCATTGGAACTAGCCCAAAGTTCAATCCCAATTTGATTTTGAGAGATTTTATTACCTTGAATACTATTTCTTGTCGCTTGATCAATGTAGATACCTCTTTGATTCATATAAAAGGTATTGTTTTTTATCTGGTTATCGTTCGCTTGCAGCAGCAATAATCCAAATGATTGATTTCCATAGTTTACAATAAAGTGATTATCCTCTAGCAATAGGCGATTGGAATTCATGACCGCAGCGCCGCCCGTATTCATCGTGAAGGTATTATTTTTAAAAATGTTCTCATCTGAATACATGTAATGCAGGCCGTACCGCGTGTTACTAATCTTATTTTGATAGCTTTCATTCTTGTTTGCATAATCGAAGAACATTCCATCACGGGTGCCTTCGATGGTGTTATGGGTTAGGAGATTATTATTTGCGTAATAGACATGGATCCCATTTCCCTGTGCAGCAATTTCTCCTTTACCCATTCCTTTTATCGTAACGTTGGTGATTTTATTGTCGTGTGCTTGACTTAAGTAGATTCCATGAAAAGAATCAGTAATCTTAATGTGATCTACCACATTTCCGTTACTGTGAATTTTAATACCTGCGTACTCCTCTGAGGAGTTACGGTTCATACTGCTGTTTGTAACAGTCAGCTTTTTAATCGTCACGTTCGGTGCCTTAATGGAGATGACGTTCCCAGTCCCGTCACCTTTGATGACTGTTTTCTCTGAGCCGATTATCGTCAATCTCTTGTCGATGACAATATTGCCTTCGTAGGTTTTTTCTTCAAGCTTTAAAACTGCTCCTTCTTCCAAGCTGTCGATCATGGCTTGCAAGTTTTCGGCAGCGCTATTTTTCTCTGGGTGTACTATAAAGGTTAGAGAGAAAACGAAAAGAATGAGCAGTAATTTATTCATCTTGTTCGATCCTTCCATAACGGAATTAATAATAAAATAAAGGCTGCAATGAGGAAATACGCACCGTATCCGAGAATACTTTCGGTGACAAAGTTTGCAACTGTATTATGCCCTAAAAGGGGCGGAACAAATGGGTCAATTTTTATCGGTGCTGTTGGGCTTAAATTGGTGCCGAATTTGCGAAGCGCACGTGTAAGATCCCAAACACCGAGCCCGCCCCCAATGATAAACAGTCCTATCAATCCATAAAGCAATGGTTTCTTTCGCAGGATGGCTGTCAAAAGAGTAATAGCTGCTAAACCAATGACTAAGTAAGATAGGTACGCTAATTCCGGGAAGTTTTCTTCACTGAAATTCTCCATGCCAATATAGTGATTTAGGCCGTTAACAATATCAATTTCACCTTCAAGTTTATTCGGATACACGATAATATTTAATCCTTCTGGATACTGCGGGGCAAAGAAGATCATTTGCCACCAAGGAAAAAACAAAGATAGAACAACTAAACCTGCCGCAAGTGCGATGAGTAATGATGAAACCAGTGATAGTTTTCTTGCCTTCATGTAAAACAAGTCCTTTCTAAACGGAGAAGGGTACCAATTGAATCAATTGATACCCATCAACCCTTTTAGTTCTTAGGCTTTACAAGGAAGTAGCCGGTCATTTCTTGGTGTAGTGCTGAACAGAAGTTAGTACAGTAAAGCGGGAATGTACCTGCTTTGTCAGCAGTAAATTCGATTGTATTCGTTTGGCCAGGCTGGACCTCAATGTTTAAGTTATAGCTGTTGATGGCAAATCCATGGGTAATATCCTCATCAAAATCAGTATTTGTTAAGTGGATAAACACCTTATCTCCTTGGTTGACTTCAATCACATCAGGTCGTTTTGCTTTCGCGTCAAAGATAAATTTCGAACGCATCGCGATACCGTAGACATGGACTTCATTTCCGTTACGTTCAATCCTCGCCTGATCTTGTTTATAGGTCGCAAGCTTATTGCTTTCATCCTTCTCATAAACTTCAATGGTCTTAATCTTATCTGCTTTAATAATTTGCGCATAGTGTGGCTCAGGGTTAACCGGTGAAGATTGAATAACTTTCATTTTCCCGCTGATATCAATCAATTGCATCGACTCAGGGTGTGAAGGTCCAACGGATAAATAGCTGTCTTTTGCAATTTTGTTTAGAGCAATCAGCCATTTTCCATCAGGTGCCACTGTATCACCTTCTGCAGCTACAGAGTGTCCTGGTGAGTATTGAACAGGTACACGGTCTAATGTTTCGCCTGTTTTTGGATCCCATTTCACAATTTCAGAAGAGATAAACATGGTTGTGTAGGCCATGCCTTTATCATCAAACTGAGTATGAAGCGGTCCAAGTGCGTTTTCAGGGTTAACTTCTCTCTCCATAATAGAGTCGTAGTTGATAATTGGAATACCGTTACGCTCGCCAGCGAAGTCTTGTTTTTCAATCGCTTCAA from Neobacillus sp. CF12 encodes:
- the nosD gene encoding nitrous oxide reductase family maturation protein NosD gives rise to the protein MNKLLLILFVFSLTFIVHPEKNSAAENLQAMIDSLEEGAVLKLEEKTYEGNIVIDKRLTIIGSEKTVIKGDGTGNVISIKAPNVTIKKLTVTNSSMNRNSSEEYAGIKIHSNGNVVDHIKITDSFHGIYLSQAHDNKITNVTIKGMGKGEIAAQGNGIHVYYANNNLLTHNTIEGTRDGMFFDYANKNESYQNKISNTRYGLHYMYSDENIFKNNTFTMNTGGAAVMNSNRLLLEDNHFIVNYGNQSFGLLLLQANDNQIKNNTFYMNQRGIYIDQATRNSIQGNKISQNQIGIELWASSNEQIFTGNLITENTIPAVTIGGSGENNFWSHEGNGNDWGNSFPLTDLNQNGIGDFPITYQSSLYQLLEDQELSYLFLKSPALGIYEKMNAVLGDEKVMFNDPHPLAAAKGTSNLILVAVIGLAAVLILLKGRHLLCITFGRNGRKT
- a CDS encoding ABC transporter permease subunit translates to MHYIWKEWKENIRGKGLWLALSIIVLISVSILFRSTALSFDKGFYVLLINLFDTIIYFIPILCLFIGAFSIFQEKEQKTLIMLLTKKDNYASFLLRKSLGLYTVVLVPVLVWFSIYLLLLKFNFELDIKAYFIFILAIVVMSLLFLQMGAAIGSFSTSRMQIIGYTIFVWFYFFFLHDFILLSFLPAVTHENVKLFSVGYFLNPLQSVRMFLETGMGVYSMGHMSRLLQAFMWTKPAFFLLGNLLFWLITSISAGIVFHRKEGFE